The Penaeus monodon isolate SGIC_2016 chromosome 1, NSTDA_Pmon_1, whole genome shotgun sequence DNA window ggggaaaataaaaaaaaatagaaacagggaGGAGGCACTGGGGGTGGAAGGGTTGGAAGGCAGTGAGGGGGAAATGGATTGGTACTAGATAGGCCCAGGGGTTTTTGTAATTTATAGTGGTGTCCCCGAACGCTGAACctaaaagggaaacttttttccCCGCAAAAGGGTTTGGGACCGTCGGGTGGGTAAAGGGTGTGATTGGGCGAGGGTTTCCCAAACgaatgggttttgggggaaagccaATTTATCAGTGCAAAGGACCCTTTGATTTCCCCagcaaaaatgtttaaaaaaaacgttttttttttttttttttttttttttggtatctttTCTAAAGTCAAAGTTTTTATTGCATTGTCAGCTCATTTTGATATtgggtttttgcctttttaaacATCAATGGGTATCATTACATTAcgaattatatcaaaattatttttattatcttttttgccatcacatatcagtattatataattattattttcaaattttttatcccttattattatattattatttatcactgttatgtattttttctttttaagttcatAAGCGTATAAATTTTGTTCAtacaaaactaacccaaaatgatatataggtttttttttatcaaaagcatTCAGCCTAATTTTGTAAAAATcgaaaaatcatattatatttatatgtgtttttgtgtgtgtgtgtgtgtgtgtgtgtggggtgtggtgtggggtgtgtgggaaaaattatgttaaaaacatatatataatcaaaattttgtgtggtgattacttttggggaaattttggaataaaaataactaattgttccctctctcttttctttgtttctcctttcttgtctATAGCCTGTGTTGTCTATCTTCCCctttaaaatatttacttttatcatcagtataattaggtttaaatttttcctaaaaagtatatattaaaagataatatgatgTGACATTAAGGgcgatgttaacaataacaatgataattaagacGATAAGGGTcagagtaacaataaaaatgataaagggggatgtaaaaaatggtgataatgatgataataataagaaaaatgggtttttatatatagaaaaaattgaaattaaaaaaaaaaaaacagaatgggaTTAGCTAAAAACCCCTTCCAGGTATGCCCCGTTGCCTGGGAAAACCCGTTTCGCCATCAAATTGCCATGCTTGCCTCCTCAATTTACTGCTTATTAATATATTAGGTGGGCTACAAAAAATTGCtttttggaaaacatttttaaaataatctatatttttgatATGACTTTTTTTCCCATATGAATGTGACTTATAAATTTGGttttattggggggaaaaaatttgggaaaaggggttttctgATGCATGAAAGAAATGGAGGGCGGGGTTTGCAACATCAGCTCTTGTCTGAGTTCCCCCGGGGAGAATCTGGGATATAGGGAAGCAGCGTGAAGGAAACCAAAAACAGCACGCAGTTGAAGTTCAGGGAAAGACtagagataaaattttttttttgacccatCGTTTGAGGATTCCCCCATACGGCTGTATGGATTGTGTTGCACAAAAAAATGGTTTGTAAGGGGGTttagggacaggggggggggggcaatttgtaggttttttttgggcccacctgatttttccattttccctttaaaaaaactttcttttggtATTAATAAAcgattggtttttttgttttctgaaataaaaatattccttGTTATTAGAATACTAATGacatctatttttaaatttcaaatcaaAGGGGAACTAGGGGGGGATAGGTAGGGAAAAAAGTTACTCCTTTTGGGGATAAGcatttgtgtataattatgtaaaaaaacaaatgcCCAAAAATTTTCTATGTACATGGcatgttttttcttcccctcctcgacCAAGTGGGTTTTAAATGAGCAAATCCAAATAAAATGTCccttgctttaattttttttcgttttttagaccaatttatatataaaagtaaaaaaaatgatcccCTATTCTTTCAGAAGGGTCGTAAAAGTTGGGAGGACCCCCCTCCTCGGGCTCGTGCCTCGGGAGCAGCAGTTGCTGCAAAGAAGTTACGGTTTTTGGTGGACAAGACCTCTTGGTGTCCAAGCAGTGTCCATTCATCTGCGGGAAACCCGGAGGGGGCGCTCTGGCCTAGGGCCGCAGGCTCCCGGGATTACGGCggaccttttcccaaaacccccccatttcccGGTTTTTGTGCCTGGTTTtggcttttcccccaaaaccaaacccccatcGGTTACAAACAAATGCAAATACTGGGCCAAGGGGTACCTATACTAAAAAGTACTAATTTTTGCCAAAAgtcttttaaaggggaaaccttgttcacttttttatttactttgttgttgaaagaaacccctttttttttttggggttttttcttatgTTGACAAAATCGTATGCTGCctctttaaataaaattaatataatgtctTTATGATATGACTTTAATTCCGTACACAAATTCACACCCACaatgagaaaaaatacatttgagatgacttaaaataaaatgtatgaagATAAGAatagtcttttccttttcttattatgttTGTAATATTATGAAATCTACATTGATGATTTTATATCATCTAACCACTACGTTATAACCGGACATAGATATTAAGAAAACGCCAAGTTAgacaaaaaataagtaatgaaaacGATAGGAGTAACAAATATGATAGGTATAACGAAAGGAAATTCATGTGATAATATATACGGAAACTCATCAAGGCATCAATGTTTTACTGACATACGAGCAATGCAGACTTACTGGTCTCTAACTTTTATGCTTTAACTTGCCTTTTTATTCTACTTGCAACTGCGACTTTATAGCTTGTGTTTCATCGCTGTTCACTTGTAATGAATGCACTTAATCATTCTGGATGCAGACACTTTAAAATAAACATAGATTTAACTGAATtccgtcttaaaaaaaaagaaaaaaaatcatttagacATACTAATCGTGGATATCGGTTAAGGGTACTCACCAAAAAGCTATCAACACAAACTCGAAACAATATGTAGCATAACCAGTGCTTCTATagataatgaatgaattaatatatatatatatatatatatatatatatatatatatatatatatgataatatgaatttataattCCGTACACATATTCATACCCACACTGAGAGAAAAACACATTTGAGATGACTCTTGCATACATGGTAACAGTTCTTCAATGTACGAGCGTTTTAAGTCAGATTGTAAGACGAAAAATACTTTGCTTCAGCGAATCACAAccatttagaaaagaaaatgtatgaagataaaaatggcctcttcattttctcttcttaagTCTTTATGTCTGTATCTTCAAATATACATCCTTAATAATTAGGCGCAACAAATAGGTATAACGAAAGAAAAttcatgtgataatatatatcatcaaggcaTCAATGTTTTACTGACGTATAAGTGATGCAGACTTACTGGTCTTTAATCTTTATGGCTTTAACTTGCCTTTTTATTCTACTGGCAACTGCGACTTTATAGTTTGTGTTTCATCGCTGTTCACTTGTAATGAGTGCACTTCATCATTCTGGATGTAGacagtttaaaataaataatcttctatatttcacatggtgtaacatatcacacaaaaggcagtatatatgtaattgatcgtataattatcacatataggtacgataatattgttatcatattccgtatatagcggcatcacaatatggcactcacaactcacataagtatcaactcacttcattatcacaacccacagatATGACTTAACTTAATTTCACcttctaaaaagaagaaaaaaagtctttATTTCATTTAGACATACTAATCGTGAATATCGGTTAAGGGGTGCTCACCAAAAGATCTGTCAACACAAACTCGAAATATGTAGCATAACCAGTGCTTATATagataatgaatgaatggatatatatatgtgaattaatcaacatttatatgtatacatacatatatattcatatgcatgtccatatgtatatacacattaatatgtatatatgtatatatatactcatatatatacatatatattcatatatacacacatattcatatatatctatatatatttacatacatatattcatatatatgtgtgtgtctgtacacacacacacacacacacacacacacacacacacacacacacacacacacacacatatatatatatatatatatatatatatatatatatatatatatgcatatatattcatgtgtgtgtgtgtgtgtgtgtgtgtgtgtgtgtgtgtgtgtgtgtgtatgtgtgtatatatgcatgcatgtgtgtgtgtgtttgtctttaaaGAATATATGAAGGTTCGATACTAAGGGCAAGTTAGAATCAATTACGTGGTAGCGTAATTACCTTTTAAGATCGTGGCCAAAGCTATGATCATCTAACTTGATCCGAGGAAAAGCCTGAAGATTGTGTTGCATAAGTCAGCCACCTTCAGCAATTAATAGATCTTAAAGAACAATTAGGAAGAACATCTCTTTATCTCATAGATATTCGTAACTCAGATTCGTAATTCGTAGAGAGGTCACCAAACACCCATGTTTCATAAAttcaatgtaatataaatatatatatatataatcactcatCAATTCATTGTTTCAATGAGACAAAGTAACGACAGTAATCACTGgtatgaatgataaaaagaattaaGCATTGAAATCACTCAAAAACGTTAATCTTTACGTTGCGCGCCACTTGAACGAGGGTGATTTGCTGTTATTACAGTGACACTTCATGTCAAGTCCTTTGTTTATTTTGCGTAGCATATTGAACTACATCCATACATTTTCTCTTTGTAAAGTGATCTACTTTGAAATTGTAGTAAATTTAATCGTATTTCCTGGTAACTCCTACATCCTGATGTAGTAAAACTGTGATCAAAATAAAGGTAAGAGCCAGTTACAGTTATTATCAAGCCACATAAACAAACCACAATTATAAACCTTCACAAAAAAGAACATTCTtaataaaacagaataacaatACCTTAAAATGATGTACCTCCTCAGCTTCGTAGATCTTTcgttaaaacaataaatataaaaatccgaAAGAATAGAAGTTCATTAAAAACGTCGGCAAGGGAAAGACTGAGCGTATATCACTGAGCCAAGGTTATTCGATACggtcgttgacccgacctttAATACAAACAAGGTCATGGGCCAAGTTCGTTCTTCTCGAGTCAGCGCAGCAAGACATTCTTCTTAAAAGTGTCGTCTGCTCTTTAATAAtaggagtaacaataataatgacaatgatgatgtatataataatgacaatgatgataataacgataataatagcaggAATAATGAGTCttcatacataaataatgatccatgatatgataaaataatataaccaataacagcaataataataatgataatgataataaaagtaacaataataatggtaatgatgataatgataataataatgggtcttcatagataaagaaataaaattaaatatataaaacaaatgacaaacaacacaaaatcaGAATGTGATTAGCTAACCTCTTCCAGATACTGCCTCGTTGCCTGGAAATCCTCATTTCGCCATTAGCATTGCCAATTCTTGCCATACTCAAACCcttcttattaataatattaggtgATCTACAGACATGTTGCTTTCTGGAATGCATtagtaatataatctatattttcgaTATAACTTTTTCCGATATGAATAGTGACTTACTAAATAGGTTGATTGTGctgataaattaaagaaaatggttACTGATgcatgaaagaaaatggagacttAGCAACATCTGCTCTTGTCTGGAGTTCCCTGGACGAGAATCTGTATAAAAGGACGCAGCGCGAAGAAAACCTCAGAACACAGCACGCAGTTGAAGTTCAGGTAATGACTAGAGATGAACTTCATCTCTTAACCCATCGATCGAGGATTCACAcctgtgaattttgttacacatagatggcttcataagtgctcagccaccaaagaGTCAGTCCATTCCTTGAAAGGATTTTTTGTTAATGATACTGTCAAGGTTATGGTTGTTATCgacattatgattatattgtagTTAGAATACTAATGACATTTTTTTATCCGGAAATCACGAAAAGGTTAaccaggtgagataggtagggatAATAGTTGACTCCTTGGCGAATAAGCACTTGTGGACAATTTATGTATAAACACCATGCTAAAATTACATGTACAGGCATGTTTGTCCTGCATCCTCGACCACGTGGTTTAAGTGAGCAAATCAGATAAAGTGTCATGGCATAATTtccatatacgtaaatataatgCAACCCATATCTTTTCAGAATGGCTCGTAACGTAGCAGTGACCTCCCTTCTCGTGGCTCTGTGCCTCGTAGCAGCAGTTGCTGGACACAGAAGTTACGGTTCTGGTGGACATAGACCTCTTGGTGTCCACAGCAGTGTCCATTCATCTGCTAGTATCCACGGAGGTAGCGCTCATGGCCTAGGACTCGCAGGCTCTGGCATCCACGGCGCTGGATCCTTCAACCCCACTCATTTCCCTGGTCTTGTGCCTGGTTTCGGCTTCCACCTCAACCAACCCGCATCCGGTTACAACAACTGCAAGTACTGGTGCAAGAGTACCTATACTAAACAGTATTACTGCTGCCAACAGTCTTATTATGGCTAGATTCATAGCTCAATTCTGAACTACCAATACTATGGACGAACCAGTTTATCTTTTATGTTGACAAAATTGTTTGCTGATTCTCAAATAAAGAATATGTAATCAGATTCTACATTATTCCACATTTTTACACTTGTTAATGCATCAGCATTAATGCCAGTATAATTCGTCGCTTCAAGGcacaattactaatatatatacatatttgagtaTATGTCTGCGGCAGTGTgtacacgtgtgcatatatacatatatactgtacacaaacacacacatatgtctgtatttatatatatgtatatctatcgatctatctacatatatgtatgtatgtatttatctatatatgtaagtatatcaatctgtctatccatatatat harbors:
- the LOC119585973 gene encoding uncharacterized protein LOC119585973 — translated: MARNVAVTSLLVALCLVAAVAGHRSYGSGGHRPLGVHSSVHSSASIHGGSAHGLGLAGSGIHGAGSFNPTHFPGLVPGFGFHLNQPASGYNNCKYWCKSTYTKQYYCCQQSYYG